The following proteins come from a genomic window of Amyelois transitella isolate CPQ chromosome 24, ilAmyTran1.1, whole genome shotgun sequence:
- the LOC106135925 gene encoding ornithine decarboxylase 1 isoform X1 — MKIVDEERIRVMEGEWSPTDVIRQIVESGTQEDPFYVMDIGEVVARYHRWRELMPRVEPFYAVKCNDEKLLVTTLAALGTGFDCASKAEIELVTSIGVKPDRIIFANPAKMASHIRYSSAAGVNTMTFDSETELLKIKQYMPHAQLVIRIRCDAAEAQCPLGIKFGCDPVSEAPRLLKLAAVLGLEVVGVSFHVGSGARSGGAYARGVRLARALFAAGGHRLALLDLGGGFPGGRGCSLAEVASEINTALETHFPSRSVRVIAEPGRYFAAAAYTLATMVHAKREVTPKEGEDELHTMYFVNDGVYGSFNCVLYDHQVVACELLTPSSEPPQPCSVWGPSCDGLDCILGAARLPALRTGSWLVWRDMGAYTIPVASPFNGFPVPRVRAVIDHKLWSVLKELWPLTEAHFAIGERMTGPQQSPSPSPGTPDPDPALAPAIHHAVFVECALK; from the exons ATGAAG ATTGTAGATGAAGAACGCATCCGCGTGATGGAGGGCGAGTGGTCGCCGACGGACGTGATCCGCCAGATCGTGGAGTCCGGGACTCAGGAGGACCCCTTCTACGTCATGGACATTGGCGAGGTGGTCGCCCGGTACCACCGCTGGCGAGAGCTGATGCCCAGGGTTGAACCTTTCTACG cggTGAAATGCAACGACGAGAAGCTGCTGGTGACAACGCTGGCGGCGCTCGGCACGGGCTTCGACTGCGCTTCCAAGGCCGAGATCGAGCTGGTCACCTCCATCGGTGTCAAACCTGA CCGCATAATATTCGCGAATCCGGCCAAGATGGCTTCGCACATCCGCTACTCGTCTGCCGCCGGCGTCAACACCATGACCTTCGACTCGGAGACTGAGTTGCTGAAGATCAAGCAGTACATGCCGCATGCGCA ATTGGTGATTCGCATACGTTGCGACGCGGCCGAGGCGCAGTGCCCGCTGGGCATCAAGTTCGGCTGCGACCCCGTCTCCGAGGCGCCGAGGCTGCTCAAGTTAGCCGCCGTACTCGGCTTGGAG GTGGTGGGCGTGTCGTTCCACGTGGGGTCGGGCGCGCGGTCGGGCGGCGCGTACGCGCGCGGCGTGCGGCTGGCGCGGGCGCTGTTCGCGGCCGGGGGGCACCGCCTGgcgctgctggacctgggcgGCGGCTTCCCGGGCGGCCGCGGCTGCAGCCTCGCGGAG GTCGCGTCGGAGATCAACACGGCGCTGGAGACCCACTTCCCGTCGCGCTCGGTGCGAGTGATCGCCGAGCCGGGGCGGTACTTCGCGGCCGCCGCCTACACCCTCGCCACAATGGTGCATGCCAAGAGAGAG gtgACTCCCAAAGAGGGCGAAGACGAACTTCACACCATGTACTTCGTGAACGACGGTGTGTACGGCTCCTTCAATTGCGTGCTGTATGACCATCAAGTGGTCGCCTGCGAGCTGTTGACG CCGTCGTCGGAGCCGCCGCAGCCGTGCTCGGTGTGGGGCCCGTCGTGCGACGGGCTGGACTGCATCCTGGGCGCGGCGCGGCTGCCGGCGCTGCGCACGGGCAGCTGGCTGGTGTGGCGCGACATGGGCGCCTACACCATCCCCGTGGCGTCGCCGTTCAACGGGTTCCCCGTGCCCCGGGTGCGGGCCGTCATCGACCACAAGCTGTG GTCTGTCCTCAAAGAGCTGTGGCCGCTGACGGAGGCGCACTTCGCTATAGGCGAGCGCATGACCGgcccccagcagagccccagCCCGAGCCCCGGGACCCCGGACCCCGACCCCGCGTTGGCGCCCGCCATACACCACGCTGTCTTCGTCGAGTGCGCCCTCAAGTGA
- the LOC106135860 gene encoding monoacylglycerol/Diacylglycerol O-acyltransferase isoform X2, whose protein sequence is MSFFSHLVDNYTISFYDIIVEYVDAEYSLWLTWFLTPVIVTFLLPAVIILLIYISSIIFHLYRLYRLRVVDGVQNDWKQAARLAVCALWDAHGWLWHGYEIRGLENIPEGPFLVIYYHGALPIDMYYFIARMLLFKRRHIHTVADRFMFKIPGWASLLEGLSVIPGTVAQCAGVLRAGSPLAISPGGVFEAQFGDHEYRLHWKARVGFAKVAQEAKVPIIPMFTQNVREAFRTVGWLRGVCLRIYAATRIPLAPVYGGFPVKLITHLGEPIPYDPDLTPEQLQKKVANAISKLVDEHQRVPGNILLALTERIIELPKHPKHKTSQKTDKSYTNGKCHNGKVKEADDSLSERDKKVS, encoded by the exons TGGAGTATGTGGACGCGGAGTACAGCCTGTGGCTGACCTGGTTCCTGACCCCGGTGATCGTGACCTTCCTGCTGCCGGCAGTCATCATCCTACTCATATACATCAGCAGTATTATATTCCATTTGTATAGGCTTTACAG ATTACGTGTAGTGGACGGAGTGCAGAATGATTGGAAGCAAGCGGCGAGGCTGGCGGTGTGCGCGCTCTGGGACGCCCACGGGTGGCTTTGGCATG GTTACGAGATCCGTGGGCTGGAGAACATTCCGGAAGGTCCATTCCTGGTGATATACTACCACGGCGCCCTGCCAATAGACATGTACTACTTCATAGCCAGGATGCTGCTGTTCAAGCGGCGGCATATACACACGGTCGCCGACCGGTTCATGTTTAAAATACCAG GCTGGGCGTCGCTGCTGGAGGGGCTGAGCGTGATCCCGGGCACGGTGGCGCAGTGCGCGGGCGTGCTGCGCGCGGGCAGCCCGCTGGCCATCTCGCCGGGCGGCGTGTTCGAGGCGCAGTTCGGCGACCACGAGTACCGGCTGCACTGGAAGGCGCGCGTCGGCTTCGCCAAGGTCGCGCAGGAGGCCAAAGTG CCCATCATCCCGATGTTCACCCAGAACGTGCGCGAGGCGTTCCGCACGGTGGGCTGGCTGCGGGGCGTGTGCCTGCGCATCTACGCCGCCACCAGGATCCCCCTGGCGCCCGTGTACGGCGGGTTCCCGGTCAAGCTCATCACCCACCTGGGGGAGCCGATACCGTACGATCCTGATCTGACGCCGGAACAGCTGCAGAAGaag GTAGCCAACGCGATATCAAAACTAGTAGACGAGCATCAAAGAGTGCCAGGTAACATACTCCTAGCGCTCACCGAGAGAATTATAGAGTTGCCGAAACACCCTAAACACAAAACATCACAAAAAACAGACAAATCTTACACGAACGGAAAATGCCACAACGGCAAAGTGAAAGAGGCTGATGACAGCTTGAGTGAAAGAGATAAAAAAGTGTCGTAG
- the LOC106135925 gene encoding ornithine decarboxylase isoform X2: MKIVDEERIRVMEGEWSPTDVIRQIVESGTQEDPFYVMDIGEVVARYHRWRELMPRVEPFYAVKCNDEKLLVTTLAALGTGFDCASKAEIELVTSIGVKPDRIIFANPAKMASHIRYSSAAGVNTMTFDSETELLKIKQYMPHAQLVIRIRCDAAEAQCPLGIKFGCDPVSEAPRLLKLAAVLGLEVVGVSFHVGSGARSGGAYARGVRLARALFAAGGHRLALLDLGGGFPGGRGCSLAEVASEINTALETHFPSRSVRVIAEPGRYFAAAAYTLATMVHAKREVTPKEGEDELHTMYFVNDGVYGSFNCVLYDHQVVACELLTPSSEPPQPCSVCKPSNYQSLQRYWLCLPRKPYRRIHM; encoded by the exons ATGAAG ATTGTAGATGAAGAACGCATCCGCGTGATGGAGGGCGAGTGGTCGCCGACGGACGTGATCCGCCAGATCGTGGAGTCCGGGACTCAGGAGGACCCCTTCTACGTCATGGACATTGGCGAGGTGGTCGCCCGGTACCACCGCTGGCGAGAGCTGATGCCCAGGGTTGAACCTTTCTACG cggTGAAATGCAACGACGAGAAGCTGCTGGTGACAACGCTGGCGGCGCTCGGCACGGGCTTCGACTGCGCTTCCAAGGCCGAGATCGAGCTGGTCACCTCCATCGGTGTCAAACCTGA CCGCATAATATTCGCGAATCCGGCCAAGATGGCTTCGCACATCCGCTACTCGTCTGCCGCCGGCGTCAACACCATGACCTTCGACTCGGAGACTGAGTTGCTGAAGATCAAGCAGTACATGCCGCATGCGCA ATTGGTGATTCGCATACGTTGCGACGCGGCCGAGGCGCAGTGCCCGCTGGGCATCAAGTTCGGCTGCGACCCCGTCTCCGAGGCGCCGAGGCTGCTCAAGTTAGCCGCCGTACTCGGCTTGGAG GTGGTGGGCGTGTCGTTCCACGTGGGGTCGGGCGCGCGGTCGGGCGGCGCGTACGCGCGCGGCGTGCGGCTGGCGCGGGCGCTGTTCGCGGCCGGGGGGCACCGCCTGgcgctgctggacctgggcgGCGGCTTCCCGGGCGGCCGCGGCTGCAGCCTCGCGGAG GTCGCGTCGGAGATCAACACGGCGCTGGAGACCCACTTCCCGTCGCGCTCGGTGCGAGTGATCGCCGAGCCGGGGCGGTACTTCGCGGCCGCCGCCTACACCCTCGCCACAATGGTGCATGCCAAGAGAGAG gtgACTCCCAAAGAGGGCGAAGACGAACTTCACACCATGTACTTCGTGAACGACGGTGTGTACGGCTCCTTCAATTGCGTGCTGTATGACCATCAAGTGGTCGCCTGCGAGCTGTTGACG CCGTCGTCGGAGCCGCCGCAGCCGTGCTCGGTGTGTAAGCCGAGTAACTATCAATCTTTGCAAcgctattggctctgtctaccccgcaagccaTATAGACGTATCCACATGTGA